One region of Cucurbita pepo subsp. pepo cultivar mu-cu-16 chromosome LG03, ASM280686v2, whole genome shotgun sequence genomic DNA includes:
- the LOC111790435 gene encoding tubby-like F-box protein 6, with the protein MSLRSIIQEMRSRSRRVVQDGSTAEVGDGLAQSCWTYMPQELLREILVRIESSENVWPLRKSVVACAGVCRSWRRITKEIVKTPEVSGRLTFPISVKQPGPRDLLLHCFIKRNRSAQTYFLYLSLTSALADDGKFLLAARKCRRATCTDYIISLHVDDMSKASGTFVGKLRSNFLGTKFTIFDGQPPHAGAKLSKSRSSRLVGLKQVSPRVPAGNYPVAHISYELNVLGSRGPRRMHCVMDAIPASAIEPGGVAPIQTEFSLSRIDFLPSLRFSWSKSNHLDDQPSGSSTDQEDRVLVLRNKAARWHEQLQCWCLNFHGRVTIASVKNFQLVASPENGLAGPEHEKIILQFGKVGKDIFTMDYRYPISAFQAFAICLSSFDTKIACE; encoded by the exons ATGTCTTTGAGGAGTATAATCCAGGAAATGAGATCCAGGTCCCGCCGTGTTGTTCAGGATGGTTCGACGGCTGAAGTCGGCGATGGTTTGGCGCAGAGCTGTTGGACTTACATGCCTCAGGAGTTgttgagagagattttggttAGAATCGAGAGCTCTGAGAATGTTTGGCCTCTGCGGAAGAGCGTAGTGGCTTGCGCCGGAGTTTGCCGGAGCTGGAGACGGATTACTAAGGAGATTGTTAAAACTCCTGAGGTTTCTGGCAGATTGACGTTTCCTATTTCTGTGAAGCAG CCTGGTCCCAGGGATTTGCTTCTTCATTGCTTCATAAAACGAAATCGATCTGCACAAACTTATTTCCTTTACCTTAGTTTGACTAGTG CACTTGCTGACGATGGAAAGTTTCTTCTTGCTGCCCGTAAGTGTCGACGGGCCACCTGCACTGATTATATAATATCTCTGCATGTTGATGACATGTCCAAGGCAAGTGGCACCTTCGTTGGAAAATTAAG atcTAATTTTTTAGGAACAAAGTTCACAATCTTTGATGGACAGCCACCTCATGCAGGAGCCAAGCTTTCAAAAAGCCGCTCCTCTAGGCTTGTGGGCCTGAAACAAGTGTCACCTAGAGTTCCTGCCGGCAACTACCCAGTGGCTCACATCTCATATGAGTTGAATGTCTTGGGTTCAAG GGGTCCAAGGAGAATGCATTGTGTAATGGATGCTATTCCTGCCTCAGCTATTGAGCCAGGAGGGGTGGCTCCAATACAGACTGAATTCTCGCTAAGTCGTATCGACTTTCTTCCATCATTGAGATTTTCCTGGTCAAAATCGAATCATTTGGATGATCAACCATCAGGATCTTCAACTGATCAGGAGGATCGAGTCTTAGTGCTTAGGAACAAGGCTGCTCGGTGGCACGAACAGCTCCAATGTTGGTGTTTGAACTTCCATGGGCGAGTGACAATTGCTTCGGTGAAAAACTTTCAGTTAGTCGCTTCACCTGAAAACGGACTTGCTGGACCTGAACACGAAAAGATTATCCTTCAATTTGGAAAAGTAGGAAAGGATATATTTACAATGGACTACAGATACCCAATCTCAGCGTTTCAAGCTTTTGCCATCTGCCTCAGCAGTTTTGACACAAAGATCGCGTGTGAATGA
- the LOC111791619 gene encoding uncharacterized protein LOC111791619 isoform X4, with the protein MVCSVGNGRMAVMTRLLAAGSFSRTIAEEVGHQKLASEFICRELRDADEANLIDEEDMHVFGLKPMVDPLNLVSCNICKKPVKASQYIIHSELCRSLGSGQGTIMDLDSGMGHRKHSRKEKKKLLPADANISAVEKEGSESTYADYSSAPVFPISNEFEMVKLTKRNSTCTVAPILDDSAGVCHGVVDHSASPIHPSTKRSKLITGEGLLLASDLEPSSSKTKIRNDPFPLASKIYYSQRNNRLRSTLSYLYWEAVSSSKEICNMVDHGMAKENIKQFHSTSQEESQEQSSDIIGKKMDSHSLTSAWKSDRNLAIFSSGKCLPAGGASTKFVTGSSVAWPQIAPVELTQKKLST; encoded by the exons ATGGTATGCTCAGTTGGAAATGGGAGAATGGCAGTGATGACAAGGCTTCTGGCTGCAGGGAGTTTCTCCCGAACTATTGCTG AGGAAGTTGGTCATCAGAAATTAGCTTCTGAATTTATCTGTAGAGAACTTCGTGATGCAGATGAAGCAAATTTAATTGATGAAGAAG ATATGCACGTCTTTGGTTTGAAGCCTATGGTTGATCCTCTGAACTTG GTTTCCTGCAATATTTGTAAGAAGCCAGTAAAGGCCAGTCAATATATCATTCATTCAg AACTATGCAGGTCACTAGGTTCCGGACAAGGAACTATTATGGACCTTGATAGTGGGATGGGCCATAGGAAACACTcaaggaaggagaagaaaaagttgCTACCTGCTGATGCTA ATATATCAGCTGTGGAGAAAGAAGGGTCTGAATCAACATATGCTGACTATTCTTCTGCACCTGTGTTTCCAATTAGTAACGAATTTGAAATGGTCAAGTTGACAAAAA GAAATTCAACTTGTACTGTGGCGCCTATACTGGATGATAGTGCAGGAGTCTGTCATGGTGTTGTAGACCATTCAGCTAGTCCGATACATCCTTCCACAAAACGATCCAAATT GATAACTGGTGAAGGGCTGTTACTGGCATCTGATTTAGAACCATCGTcatctaaaacaaaaattagaa ATGATCCATTTCCCCTTGCAAGTAAAATATACTACTCTCAAAGAAATAATCGTTTGCGCTCGACCCTTAGTTATCTTTACTGGGAGGCTGTTTCATCTAGCAAGGAAATTTGTAATATGGTGGATCATGGAATGGctaaggaaaatataaaacaatttCATAGTACTTCCCAGGAGGAGTCTCAAGAACAATCAAGTGATATTATTGGAAAGAAG ATGGATAGTCATTCCTTAACATCTGCATGGAAATCTGACCGTAATCTGGCCATATTCTCATCTGGGAAATGTCTGCCTGCTGGTGGTGCCTCAACTAAGTTTGTTACTGGCAGCAGTGTTGCATGGCCACAGATTGCTCCAGTTGAATTAACACAAAAGAAATTATCTACCTAG
- the LOC111791619 gene encoding uncharacterized protein LOC111791619 isoform X1 → MALDDWRSSRAVGNGRMAVMTRLLAAGSFSRTIAEEVGHQKLASEFICRELRDADEANLIDEEDMHVFGLKPMVDPLNLVSCNICKKPVKASQYIIHSELCRSLGSGQGTIMDLDSGMGHRKHSRKEKKKLLPADANISAVEKEGSESTYADYSSAPVFPISNEFEMVKLTKRNSTCTVAPILDDSAGVCHGVVDHSASPIHPSTKRSKLITGEGLLLASDLEPSSSKTKIRNDPFPLASKIYYSQRNNRLRSTLSYLYWEAVSSSKEICNMVDHGMAKENIKQFHSTSQEESQEQSSDIIGKKMDSHSLTSAWKSDRNLAIFSSGKCLPAGGASTKFVTGSSVAWPQIAPVELTQKKLST, encoded by the exons TTGGAAATGGGAGAATGGCAGTGATGACAAGGCTTCTGGCTGCAGGGAGTTTCTCCCGAACTATTGCTG AGGAAGTTGGTCATCAGAAATTAGCTTCTGAATTTATCTGTAGAGAACTTCGTGATGCAGATGAAGCAAATTTAATTGATGAAGAAG ATATGCACGTCTTTGGTTTGAAGCCTATGGTTGATCCTCTGAACTTG GTTTCCTGCAATATTTGTAAGAAGCCAGTAAAGGCCAGTCAATATATCATTCATTCAg AACTATGCAGGTCACTAGGTTCCGGACAAGGAACTATTATGGACCTTGATAGTGGGATGGGCCATAGGAAACACTcaaggaaggagaagaaaaagttgCTACCTGCTGATGCTA ATATATCAGCTGTGGAGAAAGAAGGGTCTGAATCAACATATGCTGACTATTCTTCTGCACCTGTGTTTCCAATTAGTAACGAATTTGAAATGGTCAAGTTGACAAAAA GAAATTCAACTTGTACTGTGGCGCCTATACTGGATGATAGTGCAGGAGTCTGTCATGGTGTTGTAGACCATTCAGCTAGTCCGATACATCCTTCCACAAAACGATCCAAATT GATAACTGGTGAAGGGCTGTTACTGGCATCTGATTTAGAACCATCGTcatctaaaacaaaaattagaa ATGATCCATTTCCCCTTGCAAGTAAAATATACTACTCTCAAAGAAATAATCGTTTGCGCTCGACCCTTAGTTATCTTTACTGGGAGGCTGTTTCATCTAGCAAGGAAATTTGTAATATGGTGGATCATGGAATGGctaaggaaaatataaaacaatttCATAGTACTTCCCAGGAGGAGTCTCAAGAACAATCAAGTGATATTATTGGAAAGAAG ATGGATAGTCATTCCTTAACATCTGCATGGAAATCTGACCGTAATCTGGCCATATTCTCATCTGGGAAATGTCTGCCTGCTGGTGGTGCCTCAACTAAGTTTGTTACTGGCAGCAGTGTTGCATGGCCACAGATTGCTCCAGTTGAATTAACACAAAAGAAATTATCTACCTAG
- the LOC111791619 gene encoding uncharacterized protein LOC111791619 isoform X3, with the protein MALDDWRSSRAVGNGRMAVMTRLLAAGSFSRTIAEEVGHQKLASEFICRELRDADEANLIDEEDMHVFGLKPMVDPLNLVSCNICKKPVKASQYIIHSELCRSLGSGQGTIMDLDSGMGHRKHSRKEKKKLLPADATVEKEGSESTYADYSSAPVFPISNEFEMVKLTKRNSTCTVAPILDDSAGVCHGVVDHSASPIHPSTKRSKLITGEGLLLASDLEPSSSKTKIRNDPFPLASKIYYSQRNNRLRSTLSYLYWEAVSSSKEICNMVDHGMAKENIKQFHSTSQEESQEQSSDIIGKKMDSHSLTSAWKSDRNLAIFSSGKCLPAGGASTKFVTGSSVAWPQIAPVELTQKKLST; encoded by the exons TTGGAAATGGGAGAATGGCAGTGATGACAAGGCTTCTGGCTGCAGGGAGTTTCTCCCGAACTATTGCTG AGGAAGTTGGTCATCAGAAATTAGCTTCTGAATTTATCTGTAGAGAACTTCGTGATGCAGATGAAGCAAATTTAATTGATGAAGAAG ATATGCACGTCTTTGGTTTGAAGCCTATGGTTGATCCTCTGAACTTG GTTTCCTGCAATATTTGTAAGAAGCCAGTAAAGGCCAGTCAATATATCATTCATTCAg AACTATGCAGGTCACTAGGTTCCGGACAAGGAACTATTATGGACCTTGATAGTGGGATGGGCCATAGGAAACACTcaaggaaggagaagaaaaagttgCTACCTGCTGATGCTA CTGTGGAGAAAGAAGGGTCTGAATCAACATATGCTGACTATTCTTCTGCACCTGTGTTTCCAATTAGTAACGAATTTGAAATGGTCAAGTTGACAAAAA GAAATTCAACTTGTACTGTGGCGCCTATACTGGATGATAGTGCAGGAGTCTGTCATGGTGTTGTAGACCATTCAGCTAGTCCGATACATCCTTCCACAAAACGATCCAAATT GATAACTGGTGAAGGGCTGTTACTGGCATCTGATTTAGAACCATCGTcatctaaaacaaaaattagaa ATGATCCATTTCCCCTTGCAAGTAAAATATACTACTCTCAAAGAAATAATCGTTTGCGCTCGACCCTTAGTTATCTTTACTGGGAGGCTGTTTCATCTAGCAAGGAAATTTGTAATATGGTGGATCATGGAATGGctaaggaaaatataaaacaatttCATAGTACTTCCCAGGAGGAGTCTCAAGAACAATCAAGTGATATTATTGGAAAGAAG ATGGATAGTCATTCCTTAACATCTGCATGGAAATCTGACCGTAATCTGGCCATATTCTCATCTGGGAAATGTCTGCCTGCTGGTGGTGCCTCAACTAAGTTTGTTACTGGCAGCAGTGTTGCATGGCCACAGATTGCTCCAGTTGAATTAACACAAAAGAAATTATCTACCTAG
- the LOC111791619 gene encoding uncharacterized protein LOC111791619 isoform X2, translated as MALDDWRSSRAVGNGRMAVMTRLLAAGSFSRTIAEEVGHQKLASEFICRELRDADEANLIDEEDMHVFGLKPMVDPLNLVSCNICKKPVKASQYIIHSELCRSLGSGQGTIMDLDSGMGHRKHSRKEKKKLLPADANISAVEKEGSESTYADYSSAPVFPISNEFEMVKLTKRNSTCTVAPILDDSAGVCHGVVDHSASPIHPSTKRSKLITGEGLLLASDLEPSSSKTKIRNDPFPLASKIYYSQRNNRLRSTLSYLYWEAVSSSKEICNMVDHGMAKENIKQFHSTSQEESQEQSSDIIGKKMDSHSLTSAWKSDRNLAIFSSGKCLPAGGASTKFVTGSSVAWPQIAPVELTQKKLST; from the exons ATGGCTCTGGATGATTGGAGGAGCTCTCGTGCAG TTGGAAATGGGAGAATGGCAGTGATGACAAGGCTTCTGGCTGCAGGGAGTTTCTCCCGAACTATTGCTG AGGAAGTTGGTCATCAGAAATTAGCTTCTGAATTTATCTGTAGAGAACTTCGTGATGCAGATGAAGCAAATTTAATTGATGAAGAAG ATATGCACGTCTTTGGTTTGAAGCCTATGGTTGATCCTCTGAACTTG GTTTCCTGCAATATTTGTAAGAAGCCAGTAAAGGCCAGTCAATATATCATTCATTCAg AACTATGCAGGTCACTAGGTTCCGGACAAGGAACTATTATGGACCTTGATAGTGGGATGGGCCATAGGAAACACTcaaggaaggagaagaaaaagttgCTACCTGCTGATGCTA ATATATCAGCTGTGGAGAAAGAAGGGTCTGAATCAACATATGCTGACTATTCTTCTGCACCTGTGTTTCCAATTAGTAACGAATTTGAAATGGTCAAGTTGACAAAAA GAAATTCAACTTGTACTGTGGCGCCTATACTGGATGATAGTGCAGGAGTCTGTCATGGTGTTGTAGACCATTCAGCTAGTCCGATACATCCTTCCACAAAACGATCCAAATT GATAACTGGTGAAGGGCTGTTACTGGCATCTGATTTAGAACCATCGTcatctaaaacaaaaattagaa ATGATCCATTTCCCCTTGCAAGTAAAATATACTACTCTCAAAGAAATAATCGTTTGCGCTCGACCCTTAGTTATCTTTACTGGGAGGCTGTTTCATCTAGCAAGGAAATTTGTAATATGGTGGATCATGGAATGGctaaggaaaatataaaacaatttCATAGTACTTCCCAGGAGGAGTCTCAAGAACAATCAAGTGATATTATTGGAAAGAAG ATGGATAGTCATTCCTTAACATCTGCATGGAAATCTGACCGTAATCTGGCCATATTCTCATCTGGGAAATGTCTGCCTGCTGGTGGTGCCTCAACTAAGTTTGTTACTGGCAGCAGTGTTGCATGGCCACAGATTGCTCCAGTTGAATTAACACAAAAGAAATTATCTACCTAG
- the LOC111791619 gene encoding uncharacterized protein LOC111791619 isoform X7 encodes MALDDWRSSRAVGNGRMAVMTRLLAAGSFSRTIAEEVGHQKLASEFICRELRDADEANLIDEEDMHVFGLKPMVDPLNLVSCNICKKPVKASQYIIHSELCRSLGSGQGTIMDLDSGMGHRKHSRKEKKKLLPADANISAVEKEGSESTYADYSSAPVFPISNEFEMVKLTKRNSTCTVAPILDDSAGVCHGVVDHSASPIHPSTKRSKLITGEGLLLASDLEPSSSKTKIRNDPFPLASKIYYSQRNNRLRSTLSYLYWEAVSSSKEICNMVDHGMAKENIKQFHSTSQEESQEQSSDIIGKKDD; translated from the exons TTGGAAATGGGAGAATGGCAGTGATGACAAGGCTTCTGGCTGCAGGGAGTTTCTCCCGAACTATTGCTG AGGAAGTTGGTCATCAGAAATTAGCTTCTGAATTTATCTGTAGAGAACTTCGTGATGCAGATGAAGCAAATTTAATTGATGAAGAAG ATATGCACGTCTTTGGTTTGAAGCCTATGGTTGATCCTCTGAACTTG GTTTCCTGCAATATTTGTAAGAAGCCAGTAAAGGCCAGTCAATATATCATTCATTCAg AACTATGCAGGTCACTAGGTTCCGGACAAGGAACTATTATGGACCTTGATAGTGGGATGGGCCATAGGAAACACTcaaggaaggagaagaaaaagttgCTACCTGCTGATGCTA ATATATCAGCTGTGGAGAAAGAAGGGTCTGAATCAACATATGCTGACTATTCTTCTGCACCTGTGTTTCCAATTAGTAACGAATTTGAAATGGTCAAGTTGACAAAAA GAAATTCAACTTGTACTGTGGCGCCTATACTGGATGATAGTGCAGGAGTCTGTCATGGTGTTGTAGACCATTCAGCTAGTCCGATACATCCTTCCACAAAACGATCCAAATT GATAACTGGTGAAGGGCTGTTACTGGCATCTGATTTAGAACCATCGTcatctaaaacaaaaattagaa ATGATCCATTTCCCCTTGCAAGTAAAATATACTACTCTCAAAGAAATAATCGTTTGCGCTCGACCCTTAGTTATCTTTACTGGGAGGCTGTTTCATCTAGCAAGGAAATTTGTAATATGGTGGATCATGGAATGGctaaggaaaatataaaacaatttCATAGTACTTCCCAGGAGGAGTCTCAAGAACAATCAAGTGATATTATTGGAAAGAAG GATGACTGA